The Anopheles maculipalpis chromosome 3RL, idAnoMacuDA_375_x, whole genome shotgun sequence genomic sequence TTAGCAAGTCTATCCAGATCTATATGATCCGAAAGAACTAAAATGTCCTTCCGAACCTCCTTTAACCTTTCTTTGGTGTCTTGTACACCATCTTGAAAACCACGCAAATTCTACAACATTCAGAGTTCTAATGCATGTTCTAATGAATGAGGTCTAATGTTTCATTATTTCATGAGACGAggattttattctattttatttgtttttttgtttttgcttaaataattACATGACAGCGTGGCGGAATGGGATATACGGAGGTGGTCCATCGCGAAAGCGACGAGAAAAGGTTTAAAGGGAGATAACGGACAGGAGGGACGGGAAATTAAGTTAATTTAACAGGAGCCCAACAATGAAGCAAGCATGGATGTGGAAATATCTTTCTTCCCTGGGCTCCATCCCAAGAAGGCGACAGCGGACAGGATAGGGAGAGAGATCCAGATGCTCACAGGTAAGGAAGCGCCGGAAAGCTACACTTGTAAATTCGCGTAAATAAAGATGAATATAATGTCCCGTATCTGAACATTTATTCACTCATAATTAGGAAGCACAATTTAAGAAATACTTATGAGACGCTAAAACTGTTGTACAGGTGAAATTATTTCTCCAAAGTCCTCTTAAGCAAAAAGTATTTCGGCGGTCGCTTTTCTTCTGTTCAAGGACATATCGCACCTCCTAAATGAATAGATCAGTGTACCGAAAACGTCATGAAGAGCCTAATTTTACTAAAATGCATAGCGAATAGCTGAGTTCCTCTAAatgccatcatcatccactCTCATTCTGTTCGCCAGGCTCTAGAAGCTCCCTTAAAATGCGTACTGTGGACCAGAGGTATGATGATAACGGCGCCAAACTTTTTGCACAACACCTGATCAAGCCCTCCTGAGGATCCAGTGACCAAAGTAGAACAATCTACATTTAGTTTCCTTATCTTGCAAATGCCTTATTAATCCTTCAACACTTTAATCGCATCCGTGGTGTAACGTGGCGAAATGATTTTACCGAAGCGACAAGTAAAGAGTACAACCAACAGAAAAACGGAACCAAAGTTCACTACTACTCCACTTATTACCCCATTTGGCCATCTGTTTCGGCTATTTCGGCAGATAGCACCGAtcgtaaataaacaatgtttttaatacaaaaaaagctgAATCTCATGGCCCATCCCGATAAGTGACCATGCAAGTAGCATGGGAACATTATATTTGAATGATGCAAAAATAGCTACCCCAAAACATACTCTctcatacatacacaaacacacggaatCGTGAGATGATCGGTCGTGAAGCTTATCAGTTGATGTTGGAGTGTTTTGGCTGCttgccaaaaatatttttacccaAACTCTGCCAGTCATCGTTTAACGAACGGTGGTGTAACAACGCTGTAGTGCGACAGCTCGTGTTACTAGGATACTTTTAAGACTAAGTGCACTAAAATGATGGTAGCAATTGGTGATCCCGATTCGATTCCGATGCAAACGCTCGAAGGTACAAGCGCCCGTGAGTTTGATCTATCGTTTCGTAATGTTTCGTACTGTGTGAAGCATAAGCATGGTAAGTATTTGGTGAGCGAAAGTGCGCAATACAAGCTGGACTATTGGACTATTGAATACGCCATTGGTTGGTTCGCCACTAGATCGTACACACTCCGTCATTCTGAAGAATCTCTCCGGATCATTCCGATCGGGACGACTTGTTGGCATAATGGGACCTTCGGGCGCGGGAAAATCAACCCTGCTGAATGTGCTGAGTGGATTCAAGTAACTATCGCCCAAGAACTGTCCTGTTAAGTTACGAAATCACGTGTGTTAAACTAtgtttggttttgcattttgcaccGTTTCATAGAAAAAACAACGTCACCGGTCAGCTAATGGTCGATGGACAGCGCCTTTCCGAGCGAAGAAGCCGAAAGGTCATCTCGTACACGCAGCAGGAAGTGTGCCTGTGGTCTGCCCTTACGGTCGAGGAAAGTATGCGCTATGCGGCCGAATTTAAACTCTCGCCGGCGATCGGCCCAGAACAGAAAAGTGCGCGTGTGCGTGAGCTTCTGCACGTGCTAGGTTTGACTGCCTGTGCCGATACGCTCACCAGCAAAGTTTCCGGTGGCCAGGCGAAGCGACTTTCGATCGGCCTGGAGCTGCTATCTGATCCCAAAGTGATGTTGCTGGATGAGCCAACGAGTGGGCTGGACACGGTAGCCGCCTATCAGGTGCTGGCCCACGTAAAACAGCTTGCCGCTCGGGGTCGCGTTATCGCATGCGTTATTCATCAGCCGAACTctcagcagctgctgctgatcgatGATCTGTACGTGCTGGCGAAGGGTCGGCGGATTTACAGTGGCCCAACGGGGGAAATGGTGACGCAATTCGCGCGCTTCGGACTCGAATGTCCAGTTTCACACAATCCGGCCGATTATGGTAAGGGGCATGTTTGCGATTTGTTCAACGGGAAAACCATACTGTGCTGTACGTGTTGCTTTACTCTTTCCTTCTTCGCAGCGCTTGAAGTAGCCAGCCTTGATCAGGAAGATGAACGATTGAAGCGATTAATAATGGaggaagaaaaggatattttcgAATACAAACCACCCCGCTTGATGGTGGAGAAAAGTGTTGAAGGATCGTACCAACGATACGCCTTATCCACCCTGCAGCAGCTGGGTGTGCTGCTCAAGCGGACGGCCCGATGTACATTGCGAGATTCGGTAAGTCAATGTGCATTAATAATCAGTATGATATTTGGGAAGTTTATCAGATGCCCGATTTTCGTGATTGAGTATGCACACGTTCGCAGCAACTTTGACTCGCGGAATTCACGGAATTGAATGGAATGTTGAAACAGTTGATAATTGTAAATTAATGAGTTTTCCAAAAAGCATTTTCTAAGTCcgtgattgattttttgaagTCACATAATAGACAGTACCAGTGTTAAATTAGATAGTATTGGAAATTTTACTGATTTACTGGTGATCCAAGAATTATTCTACCaagaaaagaaatcgaaaaatgcAGTGACAAAGAAAAGTCGGCCCATTCCGTCGGCTTTCGacaaacatatatttttattaaatgtgCGGTTGAATTTTTAAGACATTTTATCTCCAATCTCATCTAACTTCGCTAAACAATCCTCAATCGAATTCGAATCCTAATCAAATTGCTATCCTATCCAACCGAATAGAATTCCAATCGAATTCCAGTCGGATCGAGTCCCAATCGAATCCGAATAAGTAATAAGACTATGATATCGATCAACAAGCTCAATCCATCACAACAAGCTGGTCAACAAGCTGGTCAATCCATTACAGTCAGAGTTGTCTGTCAACGGACCCCAAATTGACAACCTTTCTGGATAAACGAGCATGAGTACAGGAAAATGTGGCTGATTACCCTGACTTTCACGCATTTCCGAGAAAATCTGTATTTGTTGTGCATTTTGGGCCAGAGACATCATCGATTCGTGCTTCACGCCTAAACTTAATTAATGCGAATAGTACGCAGCTTCAGTAAGCTTGTAATTCGTGTGTTTAGTCACAATTTTACACCAATTATTCACCTACATTAAACAAATTAGTCGATGTCTTCAAACCAATCCATCACACAAGTCATCAAAGCTGGGACGCTTGGAAGCTCGCCAGTCTAGCTTTTCTACGCTTGGCTCACTCATAACTCGTATTACTTTGTTCTTTAATATTACCAACTTTTCCGGTAGCACTTTTCGGCACACAAACTCATCGTTATACTCTTTTATTATTGCAAAAGTCACAACCGATAAGATCATACTATTTCCATCTTTGAATCCGtctacaaacttttttttctcatactATTGTAACCTAACTGCTCATTGCTTAATGATACTTTCTCATTCCAGTACCAATTTAAAGCGCGCATTCTCATAAACATCGCCATCGCCCTCATCACGAGCGTGGCGTTCTACAACACCGGCAACAATGCTGACCGCATCCTAGCCAACACCGCCGTGCTGATCATTAATCTGTACGCCATCTTCTTCACGAGCATAGTGTCGGCGGTGCTGGTCTGTAAGTATACCGTCCCTAGCAGTACCGTTCCGACCGACCGAAACATTACATCTTAATGCccgcattttcttttccatcacaCCGGCCAACTCCCTTTTCAGATCCGCGCGAGTCCGCCTGCTTCGTGCTGGAGAGCAAAAATAATTGGTACTCCCTGCGGGCGTACTACTTGGCCAAAATTGTGGTCGAACTTCCCACGCTGGTACTTGCTAAACTTACACCCTACAAAACCGGACCGAATTATGATGTTCACCACCCCCCCCTTTGCTTTCCTTGGCTTCTTCACACAGATTCTTTCATCATCGGTGTTCTTTCTTATCGTGTACTACTTTACCGCGCAACCGTTCGAGTGGCTGCGGATCGGAACgttcgcactagtttgcctcATGTTTGGTTGGATTTCGCAAATGCTGGGACTGCTGCTGGGCAGCATCATGTCGGTGCAGAACTCCGTCTTCGTGAGCATCCTGATAATGGTACCGGCATCGCTGTTCTCCGGCTTCTTCGTACCGCTGCGCGATGCCAGCGTGCTGCTGAAGCCACTGCTGTACGTGTCCTTTGTGCGGTACGCGTTCGAGGGTGCCGTACACGCGATCTATGGGTTCGATCGAGCGGACCTCGAATGTCCGGAGGTGTTTTGCTATTTCCGTCAGTTGAAACGGTTTCTTGAGTTTGTTTCGATGCCAGACCTGGCCTACGGGTACGATCTGCTCGCCCTGCTCGGGTGGATCGTGCTGCTGATGGGTGCGGTATACTTTAGTTTGCGAAGAAGAATCAAGCAGGACTAACCACACAACTGCTAAATGGTAAGCTTCGGGATGAGAATATTTGCTACGAGCATTGGTGCAGCAAATAGTAGTTGTAAAAGAGTaaggagaaggaaagaaataaaacaaaatgtatgggTCAAAtaattggaagaaaatggaaggGAAGTGCTTGCTTTGGTATTAATAAAAAACTCTCTTAAattatcccttttttccaacaaGTTTTTCTTATGCCCTTTTCAGTTTATGTAACTGTTTAAGTTTGAAATGTCATTGATTTTcagttaaattttaattatgagCATGATATTTAACATCATCCGTGTCAAATGCAGATGATTGTCATTAACACTCAATCGAGCAGCTTAATAAAAGCTTAAGCGTCTCTTAGTTTTACTGCATTTGTTTCCGATTTACggaaaataagtaaaacacacagaaagcGAATTATTGGCCATTACATTGTGCCCTTCAGAACTCGAATCGAACTGTGAATTGTgagaaaataatgataaaCTCAAAAACTGCCATCATTATCGACTGACCAGAAGAGAGACGAGAGTACAAGCGATATGTAATTGTATGCAACGATAATGGAAAACATTGACCCGATATCTACAGTacagtacaaaacaaaatagcaaCATAATAAAATTTCCACGAAACAAGTCATTGATGGTTTTGGAAATTCCTTAAACCAGACGAACTGTAAACTTTTCAGTTTTGTTGAGTGTTAATTATTACTGTATGAACGATTTTTCCCTAGAAGCCATATTAAGAGTGGCATTTTTGGAAAGCGTATGAAAGTCATTGTGTGAGTATCATTCATTTGTTGAAATTATATATCTTACACCTGTTTAAAAATGAGTTTAAtggaattttaattgaatttaatcagaaagaaatattttattttatttaaacaataaaaaaccaatAAATTTTAAGCTTCCCAGAAGAAAAATTTCACGAAAAAATCTGTATTTCACCTGTTCAAACTCAACGGTTTACGGAATGACCCATTTGAAAACtttcaaccaaacaaaaaaacccggaCCAAATTTTTGGCTCACAACCGGCAAAGGCGCGAACGGGAGATATGGTGtaatttatttgctgttttaattaaatttatgtctCACTTTAATTACACACGATCTGACATAAATTATCTGGCACGTGCAGATAAGTCCCGGGAGGTCCGGGCAGATTCGATGCGCAGCGCGCCAAACCCGGGGCAAATCTATTAGCCACTGTGGCGTATGGCGTCGACGAGCATTGCAGATATGCACTTTACAATTTCAGCAAATGCTCTCTGGCCTGGTCAGtgcaaaaaagaacaataatgTCCatggaaggaaaggaaataaatggGGAAAGCATAATTTTCGTTCACAGTTTTATGATCAAAAGAACAACTCAGAAGgcggaaaagcaacaaacacaaaaaaaaaacgataacaaCAACGATTCCCATCCTGCAACGGGATGGAAAAGTTATCTGATGAGTGTTTTATATGCAAAACGGGATGCAAAACAAGCGATACAGTTGCAATGAGAattgttttgaagaaaaacaaattgttttggAATTGAATTCGTAAAAGCAGCAGGAGGAGTAAGTTTGGATGGAAACGTAATGAAATtagagattttcaaaatgatatgaaaaatgaacaatattaaaacgaaaacaatatgAAAACTACTTCAGACAAGTGAATGAGATGACAAAAAagtcaaaaaatgaaaatattcaagTTAAAAAACccatcattttcttgtattgtCCATCAGTTTGAAGCATTAAtccaactttttttatttttctcctaaTATCTGTATCATATTTGTTATATCCTTTCTTAACACCTCGCTAATCTCCACTACTCACTCTCCATCGCTATGGGATTCTGTGGAAATAATCAATCACCTCGTGTGCGAGGAGTGAAACTTTTGCTTCCGATTGATGTACCAGTTTATCCTTATCGATATTTATACCTCTGCTTCTACCATTCCCACAGCACAGAAGATAAACTTCATGCCACTTCTCGGATAAATcaattgctgcacttgcatcGTTGGTGTTTAAAAAACTATTGCACCTAGACGTGTCCTCTTTCAGTGAAGCAAAACTTCCTGTCAAGCGTTCcatggaaaagcaaaacattctcCCCACGGACTTACAGTTTTCTTGTGATTTCCTTTCTACAACAccataacaaataaaataacacaaacacacagacaatGGTGCTTTCCGACGCCATTTTACGGTGGACAGTGGCACAGGTTAAAGGGTACTTACCTTTCAAAAGTTTAAATGTCATCCCGTCGGCAAGCTCCATTGGCTTATAATAGCAAATTTCTCGTACAATTACCAGCAGCTAGGGTTCCAAACAATCCCCGGTGCGAtgggcagcaaaacaaaattcttgAGGACAACatcagctgttgctgtgggaGGACAAAGTTCTTGGAATTGTTTTATCTGTGCGTCCACTTCAAGCAGACTCATGGCTTGGCCCTCGTGTTGGCGTCGGGAAGGGAACGTTTAATTTAACACTTAAGTGACAAAGCATCGCCACTTGAGTTGAGTCTGTGTTGCtgctaatttattttaagtttttaacTGTACAACAATTTTCCGGTGCCTTCCCGAGCAAACGAGATGGGCTTTagtgttgttttaattaagaGTTAAAAAACACCTAAAAGAAAGCTAGATTCAATTAATCAAATGTTGATCAATACTTACTCAGCACcaagagcagcaaaaaatcGGATTTTTTAATATCATAAATTCGATACAGCAATCTGTCAACATGCAATTTGATCCCCATTATTGTGCTTTAGCACAACCCCTTTGCGCTGACAAAAACAGCTGTTGATGAATAAATCGCTTCCACCACAGTGCAGATGTCATCAAAATCGAAAATTAGAAAACTTCACACTCCCAACCGACCGACGCAGCCGACAAAGGAAAAGTTTCTTCCAAAGCACAGCGTAACAGCGCAAGCAATCATAAAAACCACTAATTGGAACGAGCGAACTCGCCAGCCGCTGACATTATTACCGCCCCCGTTGCAGGTTGGTGTAACACTGTAACTGACTCTGCATAGAAGAGTTCTCTCGCAgtagcaaaaaacaacaactacacTAACCCTCCCCAACTTTACATTTACAGCACCATGGAGCACCATTTCTGATGTTCAAAaagcttcgtttttttcgcttgttttAGTGAGGGAAGGACAGGAAagagtaacaacaacaaaaaaaaaaaacgcgttaCAAATCACGGTGCCTCAAAGGGAAAATCGCACACGAACGAAAGTTTGACGTAAAATGTAATTACTATTTAATACTTCATCCACTGTTTGGACATCCATTTCATCACATTtcggtggagaaaaaaatgcgttTTACAAACATAAGCCTGAATGAGCAAAATGCGATTTGACAAATTAGTTCTCAACTCGTGCCGGGCTATCCGGAGGACCGGAGCTCAGAAATTGCACCACATTTTGCCTGGTTCAGATTTACCGACGTACATACACATTAACGTAACTGCTCTGGGTAAAAAATGCTAAACAGATCGTTTGATGTGGCCACAGCTTTAGCCGGATGTAGTTTTTTTCCTAAGCGCAACATAATTAGTCGAAGGTATACAAGGAATGGGAAAGTGGCATATTAAAGGCAATTTTCAGGCATGGTTATTAGGTAAAAAAATGGTActaaacgaaagaaaattagATTTCAGGTCCTTTCTCCTTTGCTTTTTGGAGCGGTCCGGTGGTGTGGGggacttcaaacggcaggaccaggattcaaatcccatccggaacgtcccCTCTTAGGactgactgactatccaactacgtgccTTTCTCCGTGTGAAGGAAATatcgcgctaggatgctggcagcCAGCCGGTTATTCTGCAGCCTgaagaaacatctcacctcaaaaaatatGTCGCGACgttcgaagctgggactgtatcgtacctttatagtcccagtacttacatacgcctctgagataaGCATAAGCTCttagccctcttagccgcgttcgagaggaagatgctgaGAAGGATTGTTGACCTCGTATGTGTGCAAAGACAATGGAGttgccgctacaacgacgagctgtacgaactttatgacgacctcaccgtcggacagtgaattaggctcgccaggctccgatgggctgcccatgttatacgcattgcaccggacgacccaacTCAGAAAGTACTTTAAggtcgtccacacggacagaggaggtgTTGTAGGCCCTGATTGAGGTGCGAAGATGGTGtgaaatcatccgccatcaaggccgggataacggattggcggacaacggcgcgggaccgtgagcggtttcggattctgctgcggtaggccaagaccgcaaagcagttgtagcgcctgataagtaagtaagtaatacATAACACGTTAACGAAACTTAGTTTAGTTAACAATAATGTAAGTTTAGCAGAAAATCCTTTTCATAATGGTGGTGGACACCAGCTGCAACTAGACAGTAACATCTTTTTTAGTGATTAGAATCTCAAAAGAGCTTTTAAAACTCTCTGCATTTCGAGTCTTTCTAGCGACTAGCAATTCCTTTAGCGTTAGTAGACCGATTTGTCCACCAACGTAATaaacttgaaaaaaataataatccgAAGTAGGTTTTTTCTTATATGTCCATGGATTTCTTCCTAGcttcacccaaaaaaaaaaaaaaggcatgatCACAGACCATTTCAAAAACAACTGCTCCCAACTCGTCATATGTTTTCACAGAAAGGTTTTCCAGCcagggaaaaaaacgaataaaataaataaaactttgtcGTCCTAAAAGACCATCGCTCTCGATGCAGCCAACCATTCAACACCTTATCTCCAGGACGCATTGAAAGAAACAATAACGCCCTATCTACTCGATAACGTATGCAACGGTTTGCAAGCGAGTTACATCATCATCCACCGGGCAGGCGCGTGGAACTAAAAATGCAAACGTGACTCAAAAGTAACCATTCGGTAACTCGGCTGTCGGCTAATAAATAATCCAATCTCCCCTACCACGCTCACCGTTCAGTTGGCAAACTACTTTTAACCGGCTGTAAATTGTTGTCAACTTttggaccgtttttttttttaagagttGCAGTacaagaagacaaaaaaaaacccaggaCACTCAGGACACATACCAACTCATCCTTCAAAATTCCACGACCTCGAAAGTGCATCTAAAAATGGGTTAGCttagaaggggaaaaaaacacacacagaaaggaCACATTGCAGCGGtgggaaggagaaaaaatattgcacAAACTTTTCCTGAGCCCTGTACCCTCCCGTGTGGATCGTTAAAAATTTATCGCATCGTCGAACGTTGGAATCGTGGACAGTGTATAGCGTTAGGTTGGTAAGTAAAGCGAACAAAATGGAgtgcacagcaaaaaaaaaaatatggaaacaCATCGACGGCATAAATACTTTTATGTTGGGTGCGAACACCGTGCAACGTAAGCGTAAAGTATTTGAATGTCGTACTTGAAGTGCACCACTTCGgtatgataatgatgatagtTTCGTGTAACGAAGAGATGGAAAGTTTGGTCGCACTTTTTTGATTTCCCAGTGTGTCCCTTTCACTGAATGCCGCATGATTTATTCGTACAGTAGCAGTGGATGGGCAATCAATCGATGACTTTTAATTGgaacaaacattttaatttgattggtatttgaatttttgctaCGCATGCACTACCTTATTTTTATGCGTGTTTCTAATGCATTCCACAGTTCGTTTCAATAAGagaaatgcttcaaaaagCCTTCCTGGCAGTTACATTTTCCTGTATTCGATTGTGGAGTTATCTAAAATTTGGATGATTATTGATGCATATCGTTTAAGTGATGATCTGATGCATTCCGTTTATGAGAcccttttcaaaaatattattaaaaaatattaaaaaattaacgtaacctctctcttttttcggCCTTCTCAGGGCTAAACGTATCGTAGTGACATGATCAGGTCCTGCCATGAAATTCGATCCAGGACTGGAATAATTCATCTACAACCGCGACCCATTTCTGGCAGGTTCTATTACAACCAACGCACTCCTCCACACCTCATGTCGAACGGGTCGAAGAAGAGCGTGATCACCCAGTGGGTGTTTAATGACAGGGAATTACTGGTTTTTTGTTCAGGCTGATGACTATTGGTGCTCAGGCCCTAATAATCAGTactgaaaattttcaatacgAATTTCATAGTCGTACGACTCTGAGACATTCAATAAATTCTCTTTTCCAACAACAGAAATATATTTAGTTGCTGTTTTGACCTTGTACATGTACGAAAAAGAAGTGACAAAGTAGTGTACGATGACCCCACTATTTTGCAACGAACTCGACTCGTGAGTCTCCAGTGGATAATAGTTCAAGGTATGAAAAAGGGTACCACACAGTCTTTAGGGATGAAGTGCCCCAGAATATACGAGAATGGAACCCGAAAAACGGCGACACCAACGTTGAAAGTTAaggtatttttattcatttattctattatatttattatattttattttaattataacaAGTGTTAACAGGTGTTTTTCATAGACATTTTCTCC encodes the following:
- the LOC126564333 gene encoding ATP-binding cassette sub-family G member 1-like isoform X2, coding for MMVAIGDPDSIPMQTLEGTSAREFDLSFRNVSYCVKHKHDRTHSVILKNLSGSFRSGRLVGIMGPSGAGKSTLLNVLSGFKKNNVTGQLMVDGQRLSERRSRKVISYTQQEVCLWSALTVEESMRYAAEFKLSPAIGPEQKSARVRELLHVLGLTACADTLTSKVSGGQAKRLSIGLELLSDPKVMLLDEPTSGLDTVAAYQVLAHVKQLAARGRVIACVIHQPNSQQLLLIDDLYVLAKGRRIYSGPTGEMVTQFARFGLECPVSHNPADYALEVASLDQEDERLKRLIMEEEKDIFEYKPPRLMVEKSVEGSYQRYALSTLQQLGVLLKRTARCTLRDSYQFKARILINIAIALITSVAFYNTGNNADRILANTAVLIINLYAIFFTSIVSAVLVYPRESACFVLESKNNWYSLRAYYLAKIVVELPTLILSSSVFFLIVYYFTAQPFEWLRIGTFALVCLMFGWISQMLGLLLGSIMSVQNSVFVSILIMVPASLFSGFFVPLRDASVLLKPLLYVSFVRYAFEGAVHAIYGFDRADLECPEVFCYFRQLKRFLEFVSMPDLAYGYDLLALLGWIVLLMGAVYFSLRRRIKQD
- the LOC126564333 gene encoding ATP-binding cassette sub-family G member 1-like isoform X1, which translates into the protein MMVAIGDPDSIPMQTLEGTSAREFDLSFRNVSYCVKHKHDRTHSVILKNLSGSFRSGRLVGIMGPSGAGKSTLLNVLSGFKKNNVTGQLMVDGQRLSERRSRKVISYTQQEVCLWSALTVEESMRYAAEFKLSPAIGPEQKSARVRELLHVLGLTACADTLTSKVSGGQAKRLSIGLELLSDPKVMLLDEPTSGLDTVAAYQVLAHVKQLAARGRVIACVIHQPNSQQLLLIDDLYVLAKGRRIYSGPTGEMVTQFARFGLECPVSHNPADYGKGHVCDLFNGKTILCCTCCFTLSFFAALEVASLDQEDERLKRLIMEEEKDIFEYKPPRLMVEKSVEGSYQRYALSTLQQLGVLLKRTARCTLRDSYQFKARILINIAIALITSVAFYNTGNNADRILANTAVLIINLYAIFFTSIVSAVLVYPRESACFVLESKNNWYSLRAYYLAKIVVELPTLILSSSVFFLIVYYFTAQPFEWLRIGTFALVCLMFGWISQMLGLLLGSIMSVQNSVFVSILIMVPASLFSGFFVPLRDASVLLKPLLYVSFVRYAFEGAVHAIYGFDRADLECPEVFCYFRQLKRFLEFVSMPDLAYGYDLLALLGWIVLLMGAVYFSLRRRIKQD